One region of Nitrospinaceae bacterium genomic DNA includes:
- a CDS encoding glutamine--scyllo-inositol aminotransferase — protein sequence MIPLFDINRQYQLIKDEINRALLETIESGKYILGPDVREFEERFASYQRTRYCVGASSGTGALQLALLALGIGPGDEVITVPNTFVATAEAVTQTGAQVVFVDVDEKSYTMDPNLLEAAVTPKTRVILPVHLYGQMADMDPILEIARKHGLAVVEDAAQAHGAEYRGKRAGEISHSACFSFFPTKNLGAFGDGGALVTNDEDLARKARAISDHGRGDKHNSIVHGHNNRLDSLQAAVLKVKLPYMDRWNDMRRQWAHRLSELLSDADVIRPHEMDYATHIYHLYIIQSDKRDALAEYLHNQGVITGIHYKVPIHLQKAYSGLGKETGSFPVSENLGRRILSLPMFPELTEDEIVKLANAIIAFKEQ from the coding sequence ATGATTCCACTTTTCGATATCAACAGGCAATATCAATTGATCAAGGATGAAATCAACCGGGCCTTGCTGGAAACGATAGAAAGCGGCAAATATATTCTAGGACCGGATGTCCGCGAATTTGAGGAAAGGTTCGCATCCTACCAGAGGACCCGATATTGCGTTGGGGCTTCTTCGGGAACGGGGGCATTGCAACTTGCTCTGCTGGCCCTGGGAATTGGCCCCGGAGATGAAGTGATCACGGTGCCTAACACGTTCGTTGCCACTGCGGAGGCTGTCACGCAAACGGGCGCCCAGGTGGTTTTTGTGGATGTCGATGAAAAAAGCTACACGATGGACCCCAATCTACTGGAAGCCGCGGTCACCCCAAAAACCCGTGTGATTCTCCCGGTTCACCTTTATGGTCAAATGGCGGACATGGACCCAATCCTGGAAATCGCACGCAAACATGGTTTGGCTGTGGTTGAAGACGCCGCTCAGGCGCACGGGGCAGAATACCGGGGGAAACGCGCCGGCGAGATCAGCCATTCGGCCTGCTTCAGTTTTTTCCCGACGAAAAACCTCGGCGCTTTCGGAGATGGCGGAGCACTGGTCACTAACGATGAAGACCTGGCCCGGAAAGCACGTGCGATTTCAGATCACGGCCGCGGAGACAAGCACAACTCCATCGTTCACGGACATAATAACCGGCTGGACAGCCTCCAGGCTGCGGTTTTGAAGGTGAAACTTCCCTATATGGATCGGTGGAACGACATGAGACGGCAATGGGCTCACCGTCTGAGTGAATTATTGTCAGATGCAGACGTTATCCGACCACATGAGATGGACTATGCCACCCATATTTATCATTTGTATATTATTCAGTCGGACAAAAGAGACGCTCTGGCAGAATATCTCCACAACCAAGGGGTCATCACCGGAATTCACTACAAAGTTCCGATCCACCTCCAGAAAGCATACTCCGGGCTGGGAAAGGAAACCGGGAGTTTTCCGGTATCCGAGAACCTGGGAAGACGAATCCTTTCCCTGCCTATGTTTCCCGAACTGACTGAGGATGAAATTGTAAAACTGGCGAACGCTATCATTGCGTTCAAAGAACAATAA
- a CDS encoding ferredoxin--NADP(+) reductase, whose product MLLKVLSIRNLSSTAYVVRLERNGFQFIPGQCVNLGLKGSGVNREYSTYSGVKDEYLEFLIKEVPGGSVSPALRKLTAGAEVEIHGPYGSFFLDPKKIDGTRFVLISTGTGIAPFHSFVRSYPELEYQIINGIRTTDERYDYDDYDPSRIICCVSRQSGEGYNGRVTGHLNDNEVCTSSIYYLCGNQGMIHDVYDLLRNKGVSGDQIFTEAFF is encoded by the coding sequence TTGTTGCTTAAGGTTCTCAGCATTCGAAACCTTTCGTCCACGGCCTATGTGGTCCGATTGGAACGAAACGGTTTTCAATTTATTCCGGGTCAATGCGTCAATTTGGGCCTGAAGGGAAGCGGAGTCAATCGGGAATACTCCACCTATTCGGGAGTGAAGGATGAGTATCTGGAATTTTTGATCAAGGAAGTTCCGGGAGGGTCTGTTTCTCCGGCGTTGCGTAAGCTGACCGCAGGCGCGGAGGTTGAAATTCACGGTCCGTACGGTTCGTTTTTTCTTGATCCTAAAAAAATTGATGGCACCCGCTTTGTTCTTATCAGCACAGGAACAGGCATTGCGCCTTTTCATTCCTTCGTGCGCAGTTATCCTGAGCTTGAGTATCAGATCATCAATGGAATTCGAACCACCGATGAGCGCTACGACTATGACGATTATGACCCATCGCGAATCATTTGTTGTGTTTCGAGACAGTCTGGAGAAGGTTACAACGGCCGTGTCACGGGCCACTTGAATGACAACGAAGTTTGCACTTCAAGCATTTACTACCTTTGCGGCAATCAGGGAATGATTCATGACGTTTATGATCTGTTGCGAAACAAAGGAGTTTCAGGAGATCAGATTTTTACAGAAGCATTTTTTTGA
- a CDS encoding glycosyl transferase, producing the protein MELIRPKSSAQEVEPFDERKKIALVVPAFNESRNLQQFFKEVQEAIRELGSYSWEFIFVNDGSSDNTWELTQYLADADPRVKGVSLSRNFGKEIALTAGVEAVSDADAVIFIDADLQHPPSIIAELIAEWENGYQIVATRREAIQYSLMRKAGSRIFYYMLKHFSDLEIHPKATDFRLLDRDVLKVLKTFEERTRFFRGLIDWMGFRKTFVTFSAPDRFSGVSTFNLRHLTNLAVNSFTSFSLLPLRVTGWLGLSVVTLTLMVLFYMMVTQFAFGEIYTPLAYFVVFNTLLFGVVLAALGLIALYIGHIHIEVIRRPLYIVQDRIGFEDE; encoded by the coding sequence TTGGAACTGATCAGGCCCAAAAGCAGCGCCCAGGAAGTGGAGCCGTTCGACGAGAGAAAAAAAATCGCTTTGGTTGTCCCCGCCTTCAACGAATCCAGAAATCTGCAGCAATTCTTCAAGGAGGTTCAAGAAGCGATCCGCGAATTGGGTTCCTACAGCTGGGAGTTTATTTTCGTCAATGACGGAAGTTCGGACAATACCTGGGAACTTACGCAATACCTGGCTGACGCAGATCCCAGGGTGAAGGGAGTGAGTCTGTCCAGGAATTTCGGCAAGGAAATCGCCTTAACTGCTGGAGTGGAGGCCGTCTCCGACGCAGATGCCGTGATCTTCATTGACGCGGATCTACAACATCCTCCTTCCATCATTGCCGAACTGATTGCCGAATGGGAAAACGGCTACCAAATTGTCGCGACACGACGTGAAGCGATTCAATATTCCTTGATGAGAAAAGCGGGGTCACGAATTTTTTATTATATGTTAAAGCACTTTTCCGACCTCGAAATTCATCCTAAGGCTACCGATTTCCGCCTGCTGGATAGAGATGTGCTAAAAGTCCTAAAGACGTTTGAAGAGCGGACCCGTTTTTTCCGAGGCCTGATCGACTGGATGGGTTTTCGAAAGACATTTGTCACCTTTTCAGCTCCGGATAGGTTCAGCGGCGTTTCGACTTTCAACTTGAGGCACCTTACCAATCTGGCGGTCAATTCCTTCACTTCTTTTTCGCTTCTGCCGCTGAGAGTGACCGGCTGGCTGGGGTTGTCGGTAGTCACCCTCACGCTGATGGTTCTGTTCTACATGATGGTGACCCAGTTTGCTTTTGGAGAGATTTACACCCCCCTCGCCTATTTCGTGGTCTTTAATACCTTGCTTTTCGGGGTGGTTCTCGCCGCTCTGGGATTGATTGCTCTTTACATCGGGCACATTCATATTGAGGTGATTCGCCGCCCTCTATACATCGTTCAGGATCGGATTGGGTTTGAAGATGAATGA
- a CDS encoding B12-binding domain-containing radical SAM protein, whose protein sequence is MAYIPLQSKEEFKFSEPEAKELLPVSIQSEEHRLTFRKLPPNPKILLLEPYYPPEAAWGSLKVEQGYLTPLGSISIYRWLKDKGYDADFFDTQFGDYNSEELKNYLKQGQYDMIGLPVFTPTASYVFATAKLIREALPDCVIVYGGVHATDMSVESLKESPECDFIIRREGEMTMVELIEAMKAGATDFSHIEGLTWRQDAGTIVMNPDRALIPDLDETPLGMFGDLDLTRYVPHPTQYIQLPSYSIFTQRGCPYPCTFCEASTALGKKLRVFSQARVIEELKILKYEKGARGIYFQDSTFTLNRKYVVDLFERMIREGLNDLLWSCNTRTDRVDPELLALMYEAGCRTITYGIESGNQQSLDVLKKNIKVETQEEAVNWTHKSRISLLCSYILCLPGETDDLVQNTIDYAKRLGSQMTLFYLPVPYPGSELYKVCKTTGGLRETKNWSEFLSVDFDNPVYINPLIGKERMRYWYKKAYRQYYTCPRVWLNGLKSLTWNGGFHRYLRGINAVQSLLFHKGS, encoded by the coding sequence ATGGCTTACATTCCACTTCAAAGCAAAGAGGAATTTAAATTTTCCGAGCCCGAAGCCAAGGAGCTTCTTCCTGTTTCCATTCAAAGTGAGGAACATCGGCTAACCTTCCGGAAGCTTCCGCCCAACCCAAAAATCCTGCTCCTCGAACCCTATTACCCCCCGGAAGCCGCGTGGGGGAGCCTGAAGGTTGAGCAGGGATATCTCACGCCACTGGGATCGATTTCTATTTACCGATGGCTTAAGGACAAGGGATATGATGCAGATTTTTTTGACACCCAGTTTGGTGATTATAACTCAGAAGAATTAAAAAATTATCTGAAGCAAGGGCAATACGACATGATCGGGCTTCCGGTGTTCACTCCAACGGCAAGCTACGTATTTGCAACCGCTAAATTGATTAGAGAAGCGTTGCCAGACTGCGTCATCGTTTACGGCGGGGTTCATGCCACCGACATGTCGGTCGAGAGCCTAAAGGAATCTCCTGAGTGCGATTTTATCATACGCCGGGAAGGTGAGATGACAATGGTCGAGCTTATTGAAGCGATGAAGGCGGGAGCGACGGATTTCAGCCACATAGAGGGATTGACTTGGAGGCAGGATGCGGGAACGATCGTCATGAATCCCGACCGAGCGCTGATTCCGGACCTGGACGAAACACCGTTGGGCATGTTCGGGGATCTCGATCTGACCAGATACGTCCCCCATCCCACCCAGTACATTCAACTGCCAAGTTATTCAATTTTTACTCAGCGGGGATGCCCATATCCCTGTACATTTTGCGAAGCCAGCACAGCTCTCGGGAAAAAACTAAGAGTGTTCAGTCAGGCCCGGGTGATTGAGGAACTTAAAATTCTCAAGTATGAAAAGGGTGCGCGGGGGATTTATTTTCAGGACTCAACCTTCACTCTGAACCGCAAGTACGTCGTGGACCTTTTTGAGCGGATGATTCGCGAGGGTTTGAATGATTTGTTATGGTCCTGCAACACGCGCACCGACCGGGTGGACCCGGAGTTGCTGGCTCTCATGTACGAAGCAGGATGCCGGACGATCACATATGGCATTGAATCGGGGAATCAGCAATCCCTGGATGTTCTGAAAAAAAATATCAAAGTGGAAACTCAGGAAGAAGCGGTGAACTGGACTCATAAATCCAGGATATCGTTATTGTGCTCCTACATTCTCTGTTTGCCGGGGGAGACAGACGATCTGGTTCAGAACACCATTGATTACGCCAAGCGCCTTGGATCGCAAATGACCTTGTTTTATCTGCCTGTGCCTTACCCGGGAAGTGAATTGTACAAGGTTTGCAAAACCACGGGTGGATTGCGGGAAACGAAAAACTGGAGCGAATTTTTATCCGTCGATTTTGACAATCCGGTTTATATCAATCCGTTGATTGGAAAGGAGAGGATGCGGTATTGGTATAAAAAAGCTTACCGGCAGTATTACACCTGCCCCAGGGTCTGGCTCAATGGTCTAAAATCGCTCACCTGGAACGGCGGATTTCACAGATATTTGCGAGGGATCAACGCGGTCCAGTCCTTGCTGTTCCACAAAGGCTCATAG
- a CDS encoding methyltransferase translates to MKASVYAVEAEVEETHWWFTGRKILFQKIIQATGIPTHASVLDVGTGTGSNLRLLQKMGFTHVTGVDQSEDAIRFCEEKGLGKVEKGNVCNLPFAADHFQLILATDLIEHVDDTAALKELFRVLSPNGTVVFTVPAFQMLWGLQDELSDHKRRYTKTQFERVVANAGFKISKSFYFNYLLFIPIWAARQVVRLLDIKLESENQINTPWINRVLTAMFHFDVLTAPHLKPPFGVSILIVARIQPPGGST, encoded by the coding sequence TTGAAAGCCTCCGTTTACGCAGTCGAAGCCGAGGTAGAAGAGACACACTGGTGGTTCACCGGTCGCAAAATCCTGTTTCAGAAGATCATTCAGGCGACCGGCATTCCCACCCACGCATCCGTGCTGGATGTGGGAACCGGAACAGGGTCCAACCTTCGGCTTTTGCAAAAAATGGGATTTACGCATGTGACCGGGGTGGACCAGAGCGAGGACGCTATCCGGTTTTGCGAAGAGAAAGGACTCGGCAAGGTAGAGAAGGGAAACGTGTGCAACTTGCCTTTTGCCGCCGACCATTTTCAGTTGATTCTGGCGACGGACCTTATCGAGCATGTCGATGATACTGCGGCACTGAAGGAACTATTCCGGGTGCTATCCCCTAATGGAACCGTTGTTTTCACGGTTCCCGCATTTCAAATGCTTTGGGGCCTGCAGGACGAATTATCCGACCACAAGAGAAGGTACACCAAAACCCAATTCGAACGGGTTGTCGCTAATGCCGGGTTTAAGATTTCCAAAAGCTTTTACTTTAATTATCTATTATTTATACCTATCTGGGCAGCCCGCCAGGTCGTCCGTCTGCTGGATATCAAGCTTGAAAGCGAAAATCAGATCAACACTCCCTGGATCAACCGTGTGCTGACCGCGATGTTCCACTTCGATGTATTGACCGCCCCTCATTTGAAACCGCCTTTTGGAGTCTCGATCCTGATCGTGGCTCGTATTCAACCCCCCGGAGGCAGCACGTAA
- a CDS encoding asparagine synthetase B, producing the protein MCGLAGFFGAGDSQDLQAMMDALTHRGPDAEGKWDLPKTGIHLGHRRLSIIDLQHGNQPMALPDGSLIVVYNGEIYNHLELRAELQALGHRFTTDHSDTEVLLHGYEEWGEDLPEKLNGMWAFAIYETSRNRLFLSRDRFGEKPLFYTRQNGTFAFASELKALLKHHRITSGISPLSLKKYYAYGYVPCPASLYEKIYKLPGGCNLSVSLSEDHFTLRRYWDFALNPMEKIPKNPQQEWGEEIRFLLHQSVKRRLMSDVPLGVFLSGGIDSSAIAAYAAKEMSDTALSTFSIGFEDVSFDESDWSKRMAGKLSTEHHQQRFPLEALVDLLPEMTLKLDEPVADSSLMPTFLLCKTARQKVKVALGGDGADELFAGYDPFRALRFAEFYSRLVPKPVHRAIRLLAARLPTSHKNISTDFILKRTLRGLSYPARTWNPVWLGPLEPTELQELFAEKIDLEEIYSEAIELWESNPGKNLVDRALEFYTKLYFQNDILVKLDRTSMLNSLEVRSPYLDVDLVDFVCQIPSNYKFRKGQTKYIFKKAMEPVLPREIVYRKKKGFGSPIGSWFKNGNLVFSSRSDSSARETDFFRNKFNEHLNGASDNRLYLWSRWLLEQSFPGR; encoded by the coding sequence ATGTGCGGATTAGCCGGGTTTTTTGGAGCCGGAGACTCTCAGGATCTTCAGGCGATGATGGATGCTCTGACTCACCGCGGGCCGGACGCGGAAGGAAAATGGGATCTGCCTAAAACGGGAATCCACCTCGGCCACCGCCGCTTGTCCATCATCGACCTTCAGCACGGAAACCAGCCGATGGCCCTGCCCGACGGCTCTCTCATCGTCGTATATAACGGGGAGATATACAATCACCTAGAATTGCGTGCTGAGCTTCAAGCGCTAGGCCATCGGTTCACCACCGATCATTCGGACACGGAAGTCCTGCTGCACGGGTACGAGGAATGGGGAGAGGATCTTCCTGAAAAACTCAATGGCATGTGGGCATTTGCCATTTATGAAACCAGCCGGAACAGGCTCTTTTTATCCAGAGACCGCTTTGGGGAAAAACCGCTTTTTTACACTCGGCAAAACGGGACTTTCGCCTTCGCCTCGGAACTGAAAGCGCTTCTCAAGCACCACCGAATAACTTCCGGAATTTCACCTCTATCGCTTAAAAAATATTACGCCTACGGGTATGTCCCCTGCCCTGCTTCTTTGTATGAGAAAATTTACAAGCTTCCCGGCGGTTGCAATCTGTCGGTCTCTCTGTCTGAAGATCATTTTACTCTTCGGCGATACTGGGACTTTGCCCTCAACCCGATGGAGAAAATTCCCAAAAACCCCCAACAGGAATGGGGAGAGGAGATTCGCTTTCTCCTCCACCAATCGGTAAAAAGACGCCTGATGTCCGATGTTCCCCTGGGGGTCTTTCTAAGCGGCGGCATCGACTCCTCTGCCATCGCCGCCTATGCCGCAAAGGAAATGAGCGACACCGCCCTTTCCACGTTTTCCATAGGATTCGAAGATGTTAGTTTTGATGAGTCTGACTGGTCCAAACGCATGGCCGGAAAACTAAGTACCGAACACCACCAGCAACGATTTCCTTTAGAAGCCTTGGTCGACCTTTTGCCGGAAATGACCCTGAAGTTGGATGAACCTGTAGCTGATAGTTCTTTGATGCCCACCTTTCTCTTGTGCAAAACCGCCCGCCAAAAGGTCAAGGTCGCTCTGGGAGGGGACGGCGCGGATGAACTTTTTGCCGGTTACGATCCCTTTCGCGCTCTGCGGTTTGCAGAGTTTTACAGCCGGTTGGTTCCCAAACCAGTGCATCGGGCTATTCGTCTGCTGGCGGCGAGGCTTCCGACTTCACATAAAAACATCAGTACGGACTTTATTCTCAAAAGGACACTGCGCGGATTGAGCTATCCTGCCAGAACCTGGAACCCGGTGTGGCTTGGGCCTTTGGAACCTACGGAGTTGCAAGAACTTTTCGCTGAAAAAATCGATCTCGAAGAAATATACTCCGAAGCTATTGAACTGTGGGAGTCGAATCCCGGTAAAAATCTTGTGGACCGCGCCCTGGAGTTTTACACGAAATTGTATTTCCAGAATGATATTCTGGTCAAACTGGACCGGACGAGCATGCTGAACTCCCTGGAGGTGCGTTCTCCCTATCTCGATGTGGATCTGGTCGATTTTGTTTGCCAAATCCCAAGCAACTACAAATTTCGCAAAGGCCAGACGAAATATATTTTTAAAAAAGCTATGGAGCCGGTTTTGCCCAGGGAAATCGTTTATCGTAAGAAAAAAGGGTTTGGCAGTCCCATCGGTTCCTGGTTCAAAAACGGGAACCTGGTTTTCAGCTCCCGTTCAGACAGTTCAGCACGCGAAACAGATTTTTTCAGAAATAAATTCAATGAGCATTTGAATGGCGCATCCGACAACAGGCTCTATCTCTGGAGCCGATGGTTGCTGGAGCAGTCGTTCCCCGGTAGATAA
- the dmt gene encoding dolichol-phosphate mannosyltransferase, whose amino-acid sequence MISIIVPVFNEKENIPILYEQLAQVMEAENMPFEILFVNDGSVDESENVLNEIGGKDARCKIIHFSRNLGQTSALMAGVDYAKGEIIVPIDADLQNDPKDIPLLLQKLEEGCDVVSGWRKKRKDPSLRRILLSNLANKLISLVSGVRLNDYGCTLKAYRSSLIKPVRLYGEMHRFIPLYVSWQGGKVAEIPVNHHARIHGKSNYGFDRIFKVLLDLIVIQFLAKYNTKPIYVFGAFGIINLGVALLSFFYAVYLKLFFDVAFISTPLLLLVSLTFIMGTMSILMGLLAEMLVRIYYETQNKPSYLIKNTVNLDSAP is encoded by the coding sequence ATGATCTCAATTATTGTTCCGGTTTTTAACGAAAAAGAAAACATTCCCATTCTTTACGAACAATTGGCACAGGTAATGGAGGCTGAAAATATGCCTTTTGAAATCCTGTTTGTAAATGATGGAAGCGTGGATGAAAGCGAAAACGTTTTAAATGAGATCGGCGGCAAGGACGCCCGGTGCAAAATCATTCATTTCAGCAGAAACCTCGGACAGACCTCGGCCTTGATGGCGGGGGTGGATTACGCAAAAGGCGAGATCATCGTTCCCATCGACGCAGACCTGCAAAACGACCCGAAAGATATTCCATTGTTGCTACAAAAACTGGAGGAAGGGTGTGATGTGGTTTCGGGATGGCGGAAAAAACGTAAAGATCCCTCCCTTCGCCGCATCCTTTTAAGCAATCTTGCCAACAAACTGATTTCTCTTGTATCCGGTGTTCGTTTGAACGACTACGGATGCACTTTGAAAGCTTACCGGAGCAGTCTGATCAAACCCGTGCGGCTCTACGGGGAAATGCATCGCTTTATTCCTCTCTACGTGAGCTGGCAGGGCGGCAAGGTCGCGGAAATCCCCGTCAACCATCATGCAAGAATTCATGGAAAATCCAACTACGGTTTCGACAGGATTTTCAAAGTCCTGCTTGACCTGATCGTCATTCAGTTCCTCGCTAAATACAACACCAAACCCATATATGTGTTTGGCGCATTCGGCATAATCAATCTCGGGGTGGCGTTGCTGTCCTTTTTTTATGCGGTGTATCTGAAATTATTCTTTGATGTCGCTTTCATTTCCACGCCTTTGCTTCTTCTGGTGAGCCTGACTTTCATCATGGGAACCATGTCCATTCTCATGGGACTCCTTGCTGAAATGCTGGTGCGCATCTATTACGAAACTCAGAACAAACCCAGTTATCTTATAAAAAATACGGTCAATCTGGACTCCGCTCCCTGA
- the gmd gene encoding GDP-mannose 4,6-dehydratase: protein MKKAFITGITGQDGSYLAELLLKKGYEVHGLVRRSSSFNRGRIEHLHKDHHLPQNKIHLHYGDMTDAPSLNRLVATIEPDEIYNLAAQSHVAVSFETPEYTGQADAIGTLRLLDAIRSLGLEKKCRFYQASTSEMFGKVAETPQSETTPFYPRSPYGAAKVYAHWITVNYREAYQMFACSGILFNHESPRRGENFVTRKITLTLANILKGTQEKLYLGNLNAKRDWGYAEDYVEGMWRMLQQDSPEDYVLATGEQHNVREFIEEAFGLCKIKIKWQGSGVNEKGVDTATGRTLVEVDPAYFRPAEVETLIGDPKKAKEKLGWVHQTPFKELVRMMVEADLTLAGMDPEKVMDS, encoded by the coding sequence TTGAAAAAAGCTTTCATCACCGGAATCACCGGTCAGGACGGTTCCTATCTTGCGGAACTGCTTCTCAAAAAAGGATACGAGGTGCACGGCCTGGTCCGCCGGTCGAGCAGTTTCAACCGGGGAAGAATCGAACACCTGCACAAGGATCACCACTTACCGCAAAATAAAATCCACCTGCACTATGGGGACATGACCGACGCCCCGAGTTTGAACCGCCTGGTCGCCACAATTGAGCCGGATGAGATATACAACCTCGCCGCGCAAAGCCATGTGGCCGTCAGTTTCGAAACTCCCGAATACACCGGCCAGGCCGATGCCATCGGGACGCTTCGCCTGCTCGATGCCATTCGCTCCTTAGGGCTCGAAAAAAAATGCCGGTTTTATCAGGCGTCCACCAGTGAAATGTTCGGCAAGGTCGCCGAAACCCCGCAATCTGAAACCACTCCGTTTTATCCCAGAAGTCCTTACGGCGCCGCCAAAGTCTATGCCCACTGGATCACCGTCAATTACCGGGAAGCCTATCAAATGTTCGCCTGCAGTGGCATTCTGTTCAACCACGAATCTCCCAGACGGGGGGAAAACTTCGTGACCCGCAAGATCACGCTGACCCTGGCAAACATTCTAAAGGGGACTCAGGAGAAACTTTACCTCGGGAATCTGAACGCGAAACGGGACTGGGGATACGCCGAGGACTATGTCGAAGGCATGTGGCGCATGCTGCAGCAGGATTCCCCGGAAGATTACGTGCTCGCAACCGGGGAACAACACAATGTACGGGAATTTATCGAAGAGGCCTTCGGGCTTTGCAAAATCAAAATTAAATGGCAGGGCTCCGGGGTCAATGAGAAGGGAGTCGATACGGCGACCGGGCGCACTCTGGTGGAGGTCGACCCCGCTTATTTTCGTCCGGCGGAAGTGGAAACCCTGATCGGGGACCCTAAAAAAGCCAAAGAGAAACTTGGCTGGGTTCACCAAACGCCATTCAAAGAGCTGGTGCGAATGATGGTGGAAGCGGATTTGACCCTGGCGGGGATGGACCCCGAAAAGGTCATGGACTCGTAA
- a CDS encoding NAD(P)-dependent oxidoreductase encodes MRILLIGKTGQIGWELDKALAGLGEIVSTGREELDLCQADRIRETIQRVKPNFIINAAAYTAVDKAETEPDLAMTLNGVAPGILAEEARKTGAALIHFSTDYVFDGEKTTGAYLEDDACNPKNVYGQTKLAGEQAIEKTGIPHLILRTSGVYGARGKNFMRTVLKLANEKKELRIVNDQVNSPSWCGAIAQATKRILLPFSQLSSGQFLEKMGAVSGVYHLSCRGETSWYGFARAVLDHSKHSLPASQLKSIPTSEYPTPARRPAYSVLSNAKIARTLQIEMPHWEEALRMCLEAESAH; translated from the coding sequence ATGCGTATTCTGCTGATTGGCAAAACCGGGCAGATCGGCTGGGAGCTTGATAAGGCGCTGGCGGGACTGGGCGAGATCGTTTCGACCGGCAGAGAGGAACTTGATCTATGTCAAGCGGACCGGATTCGTGAAACGATTCAGCGGGTGAAGCCCAACTTCATCATCAATGCCGCCGCCTACACCGCCGTGGACAAAGCGGAAACGGAACCTGACCTGGCTATGACCCTGAATGGGGTCGCTCCCGGAATTCTCGCCGAAGAAGCCAGAAAAACAGGCGCCGCCCTGATTCATTTTTCGACGGATTATGTTTTCGACGGGGAAAAAACCACCGGCGCTTATCTGGAAGATGACGCCTGCAACCCTAAAAATGTTTACGGTCAGACCAAATTAGCCGGCGAGCAGGCGATCGAAAAAACGGGAATTCCTCATTTGATTTTGCGGACCAGCGGCGTTTATGGCGCCAGGGGGAAAAATTTCATGCGCACCGTTCTCAAACTGGCGAACGAAAAAAAGGAACTTCGAATCGTCAACGATCAGGTGAACTCCCCGAGCTGGTGCGGGGCTATCGCTCAGGCGACGAAACGCATCCTGCTTCCCTTTAGCCAGCTTTCTTCCGGGCAGTTTCTGGAAAAAATGGGTGCGGTCAGCGGTGTTTATCATTTATCCTGCCGGGGAGAAACCAGCTGGTACGGATTTGCCAGGGCGGTTCTGGATCATTCCAAACATAGCCTGCCGGCTTCCCAATTGAAATCGATTCCGACCTCCGAGTATCCGACTCCAGCCAGGCGGCCGGCTTATTCCGTGCTCAGCAACGCGAAAATCGCACGGACTCTTCAAATAGAAATGCCGCATTGGGAAGAGGCGTTAAGGATGTGTCTTGAAGCAGAATCAGCCCATTAA
- the rmlA gene encoding glucose-1-phosphate thymidylyltransferase yields MINKGIILAGGSGSRLFPLTQVVSKQLMPLYDKPMIYYPLSTLMLAGIRDVLVITTPEDQSLFQALLKDGRQWGIQIRYAAQPKPEGLAQAFIIGREFIGNDGCCLILGDNVFYGQGLGSILQRARERKEGATVFGYWVKDPKNYGIAEFDATGKVVSLEEKPQQPKSNYAITGLYFYDNSVVDIAASLKPSARGELEITDVNKAYLEKNQLTLEKMGRGYAWLDTGSHDSLLAAANFIETIENRQGLKISCPEEIAYNLGLISTHDLELLAAPLNKNGYGQYLLSLAKRGKS; encoded by the coding sequence ATGATCAACAAAGGAATCATTCTGGCAGGCGGTTCGGGGTCGCGGCTTTTTCCCCTGACTCAGGTGGTCAGCAAGCAGTTGATGCCGCTTTACGACAAGCCAATGATCTATTATCCGCTCAGCACCCTCATGCTGGCGGGCATCCGGGACGTTCTGGTGATCACCACTCCCGAAGACCAATCCCTGTTTCAGGCGTTGCTCAAAGACGGCCGTCAGTGGGGCATTCAAATCCGTTACGCGGCCCAACCAAAGCCTGAGGGGCTGGCGCAGGCGTTTATCATTGGCCGGGAATTCATCGGCAACGACGGATGCTGTCTCATTCTTGGCGACAATGTATTCTACGGACAGGGTTTAGGCTCAATATTGCAAAGGGCCAGAGAACGAAAGGAAGGGGCCACCGTGTTCGGATATTGGGTCAAGGACCCCAAAAACTATGGCATCGCGGAATTTGACGCCACCGGAAAGGTGGTCAGCCTGGAAGAAAAACCCCAGCAGCCAAAGTCCAACTACGCCATTACCGGATTGTATTTTTACGACAACTCGGTGGTAGACATCGCCGCCAGTCTCAAACCTTCGGCGCGCGGTGAGCTGGAAATCACCGATGTCAACAAGGCTTATCTGGAAAAAAACCAGCTGACCCTGGAAAAAATGGGACGCGGTTACGCCTGGCTCGACACCGGGTCTCATGACTCCCTGCTGGCCGCCGCCAATTTCATAGAAACCATCGAGAACCGTCAGGGGCTCAAAATTTCCTGTCCCGAGGAAATCGCCTACAATCTGGGACTGATTTCCACGCACGATTTGGAACTACTGGCGGCGCCCTTAAACAAAAACGGCTATGGCCAATATCTACTCTCCCTGGCTAAGCGCGGTAAATCCTGA